Genomic DNA from Epinephelus moara isolate mb chromosome 24, YSFRI_EMoa_1.0, whole genome shotgun sequence:
atcagcttgtagtgaagtccactggtcaagtcaaaatgaccgcagacggtatgtttgcttgctgtggtgggtgctccgtccccgccgAGCTCTATTTCCGTCCTCACGATGTGCTGGTACCAGATGTTGGGCCACTTCTGCTCATCGCTGTATGTGCTTGCGCTGGTTGTTTGTATTATTAAACGGCAATGGACCAGGCAGTCCATTTGATGTTcgctttgtttatgtttttgccgTTTCATCAcaactacaaatgcaactgagAAGTACATAAAGTTGTTGCATAGAGGTGATACACTGTCttatctagttgcattggtgtgaaccggcaggttttcagaacattgcagaatggagcattgcaagtagttgcctgtttcagctCATCTCGTCGAGAATCTTTGGTCTTAACTGGGCTTAAGTCCAGTCTCGTAGTTACACTGTTCGCACCATCAACGCTTAAATCGTGCGCCTAGTCAGGAGCAGATGTAAAGTCAAAATCTCAGGCTTTTCTATATGTCAGCGGCCTGATGCAAAACATAAGAGCCCCAAACTTTGAACATAACCCACATTAGCTTACCTACTTAATTCTCTTATTTATTTAGCCAACTTACAAACATGACCACACGTCCTTCAAACAAACATTCACCGGTGAATAGTGCACTGCTAATGTCAGTCATCAAGCTAGATAGCCACCTAATTAGCTGGCTAGCTGCAGCAGCATAAACTCACCTGCAAATGTTAGTTTATCCTGCTGCTTAATGTGCTGTTCAGAACCACTGCTAACAACACACTGTCAGCCAGGTGAATTGTAAGATATGACTGagtttgtttactttttctgtcctttcacattacCTGTAGAGCTggtcaaacacagacagcatCTCATGTACAGCTCAATTAATCTTACTATCTCAATATCTGTaaaatttccttttctttttcactgattttcagtaataatattgcTGCAAATCATAAATGATTAGCTACACATTACCAGGACAACGGGAGAATGTAAACAATGTATTCTAGTAACACGTGCTATAGTCATTGTCGCTTGCATATTCACATAAATGGGCATTATTAAAACCAGGCGTCGGCTTAAGTTTGGTTGGTGCGACCAACGTAAAGTCCATTCTTAAGACTGGTCTTAACAGAGGCCGACTTAGCAGCTGGGACCAGTTAGGTTCAGTGGAGACCAGTAAGTGCGACCAGCTCAAGATAATTCATTATCAGATTATTTAGtaaattaaatcagaattttgTCAATTTTATACTGTATTGAGTGGCCAACTCTTTTCAAttagattttaattttttttaaattcttgaCAGTGTGTTTTGGTTCTGCTTCAATTTCTTACTAATaatttctttccctctctgcagGCACTGGGCTTCTCGGGCACTGAGGAAAGCTGTGCTGTAGCTATGCTTGAATTGGACGGATGACAGTTGGACAtttttaaaggagaaaaaaagcttGAATTTGTCAAGTGTCCATATATAAATAAGtgctttaatttgtttttttacgtTTTGAGTAGGCTTTCTTTAATAAACTGTGACCATGTTGCAAAGCCGCTGTTTTTCTCTACATAAGGTTAGCTGGCCTTTGATATTTAAATTCCTAATCATTCTGAAGGACTGTGTGCTTCTACCTGACAAATAGAATCTGGTTGAGGAAGCTCAATGGAGCGTTCTACTGTTACTCAAGAAAATGGGCTTTGTTTATGACTGTTTAACTTATGGCAGAAGAAAAAATTAAGATAATGTTCTTTCTTTCCATTACGTGGAAGCTTGTGTCCTCACTGCAGAGTTTTCAGGTTTGTCAAAAGAATGCACGAGTAACTGTTAAGTATTACAAATATAACTGCTCTTAAATGTTAGAACATTTATTACCTCTACAGCAAATCTATATCCATATACTCCATGTGGCATTTAGAGATACATAGCTACACGGTATGTATAGAGGCCGATTCCTGCAGAAGTTTCAGCAGTGCAAACCCTCGAGAGCTCGAAGTGAGAAACAGAATGCAAGCAGTGATATGTCCTGTTCTTTTCACTGTTATTTCTTATggacaataaagttattttCAAAGCACCCTGTCCTCATACTTGTGATTATTCCATGAAAAATTGCAAAACAGAATGTAGTGTTACTCGGGCATTAGGATTATGGCCAATACCTTCTACAACATCCACACCTATTGAAAATGATAAAGTACTTAAGTAGTGTCGTCAGATTGTAACTGGAAAGGTAACTGGTATTTTCCAGCCTGGACCCTGTTCACcctttatctgtgtgtgtttcatttatAATTGGAGACAACAGTTTTAATGCCTCAACACTGGCGACTGCCATGACTGGgagcattatgtttttgaggTATCCATCCATATGTATGTCCTATTCTTGTGAacctgatatctcaagaacacctaagagatttttttcagaatttgcACGAACagcttgaggaaatttcttaaaatttggcacaaatgtccacttggactgaagaataaactgatcagaattttgtggttgaaggtttGAAGGTAAAGATCAGTGTGACCtctcaaaatatgtttttggccataactcaagaatatattatatgctaattatgacaaaatttcacacaaatgtctgaaagGATAAAATTATAGTCATGAGATTTTATATCCCAAAGgtcagtttcactgtgacatcataaaacAATTTCTGTGacatattcatgttttcacagacatggatgtaaactgtaagagaaacttgacttgACGAACTGCAGGATGGTAATTCTTGTTGAATTTGTTCAAGTATTAAAGAGACAGCTTCAGCCAGGAGTGGTAAAACCGCCTACCAGCAATTGAGCACTGTCAATGTAGATctactaaaagtgcttgtttttgccactgacaggctcagattattgtaagtgtcttacaacattatggaaagacTCTCTACAGAGATTGACCTTTTAATTTAAGAGtaatttcctttttgtttaaccagaaagaGCCCTGAAATTGCCATTGCaaagactccatttaaatagcCAATAGTTTAGCTTGTATAgagtatagagccagcatactTGCACATCTAACTGAGTGAATTAAGGTTaaattttaaccaaaccagagctggtgattgttggaacgaTGGAGAGATGAACCAAGGTGGGTTGTGTAAgaattattttgtttctgtcgactttgaagtgtgtttaaaatgataaaatcacGGTTTATTTGAAAGCAGTCTGGTGGTATAGTGATAGCAATTTCTAGGCTGTCtggttaaacataaataaaggtGGTGATCCCCTGTGTGCTGTGTGACCCCTGTTCAAGATTTGCTTTGTGTGCACTTCAcgtttttgctgtgtgtttggggtgttctcccttttctttttggaCTTCACTCCCCCTTGTCACCCCCTCCTCCAGCCGGTAAGCCTCAGTCTGTATCCCCCTCCTTTAGTTGGGCTCTCTTCTCCTTTTTGGTTATTGTGCCAAACCCCGTTGTTTTaactaataaaatattttttttatgatcatTGAACTCTGTCTCCTGCCCTCCCTGAGTGAACGAACCTGAGTGTCTTTCTGGTGATAGTTCACCTTTAATATGGGTCCTTGGGCCCTACCCCAAGGTGGCGTTGTCGGTAAAGAGATCCCctaatatataaattaataatcACCCCATCGTGTTGCcacattaataaaaaaagaatcttTAACAATGAGGTTaacctctgtagggatcctttctataatggtgttgttgttaaaaaaaggatagactttaaaaatatgAGTGAATGAGATGTTCAGTATTTAATTTTGactctttttttctcaaactgtATTATACTAAGCTACTTATTTTTTTGTGgctaaagtgttttttttttcttcagttttatttttcatgtttaaacAGGCATTTGTTGAGCATAACGTTTGTTGATTGCAACATAACTGAGAGCAAGACTGCCTCAggaactgaaaaaataaattaggaAGTAATCACAATAAATaagtgataaaataaataaaaagaataaagtgTCTTAAAAGAGGGggtttttcaaaatacaatttGAGGGACTTAAGccttattattatgttttttattgctgATATGTCTCAATTAAAGGGACACCACAGTTGTTTTTAAGAGATCTTAACAATCTGCATTTATGTAAGTAAAATTGTGCCTGTAAATATAGTAGCTAATAGTTTATCAAAGTATTCAATCTTTTtctcctgcaaaaaaaaaataaataaataaataataatcctAAAACAATGTTATTGTACTGGAAAGTTGGGACTTTGTTTTTTCGAGCACAAGCACATGTGCGGATTGTTCCCAGACAAGTTTACAACACGAGTCCctccagtgcttaaaaaaattatttgtcatgcctcccccttttaggtttttttttttttcgcctAACCGGAAACGTACCCATTTGGTTGCCGTACCACCTGTCGCCATTTTCAAAACGGCTAATCTTTATTGCGCGGAGCAGAGTTGTTCAGCAGAGGAGTTTAAATAAAGAAACGGATCGTTTGAATTATTCAAGGTAAAGACATCCATTGACTGGGAGCTGCATGCTGGATGGTCGtcagggctttttttttaacaatgtaaCTGCAAATGTATCCCAATGAGTTTCACTGACTGAACATTCGTAACCTTTTCTAGAATACATTAGCATACCGTGCTAAAGCTAGTGACGGATAGCCTGCCACTGCTggctaccaatatttgtaaatATTGACTACAGACCCGGGGAACCTCAGTTATCATAAACCTCAGGACAGAGACATCTGCTTGTAAAATGTGGACCAGTTGCTTTGTAATGTGGCAAAGGCAAAATGTCTCCCAAAATATTATCTGAAataccattttttttattggctAAATTCCATTCATATAGGAAATAAATGAGGTGTTTCTCATTGATGCAGACACACTCAAAGAACATTAGCTACTTGAGCTGTCTTATGAATAATTGTGATCCATGTACTAATCCGGCATACATTCAGTGCACAAAACCTGCACAGTAACATTACATAAGCACAGTTTGAAGTGAGACCCCTgaccccctccccctccccctgctGTAACTACAGTAACGTTATATGGAAGCTGGTAGCATGCAGATAAGTGCAGTAGGAGCTTTTTGCTGTTTgctgagaggagaaaaaaaagactgtcaTTTTTCTGAATTTGACATGCAGTTCTCTCCTCAAACAGGAGAGCAGATCATTCTGCCCCTCCAGACCATCAGACAAAATGATGGAGCTACCCAACTACAGCAGCCAGCTGATGCAGCAGCTGTGGGCGCTGAGGAAAGAAGGCCACTTCTGTGACTGCACCATCCTGGTGGGAGACAGCCCTCACCGCGCACATAAACTGGTACTGGCCGCCTCCAGCATGCTCTTCAGGTAGTGTGTGCATGGGATTGAAAGATGATCTGCAGGTGATTTATTTGGTGGGTTTGGAATTCATATTCAGCAAGTCATTTCGAATTAACTCCCAGGAACAGTCTCAAACTATTACTGGCAACTCGTCGAGCATGAAGGATCTTTCTTGATCATGCCTCTAACAGTAGTCTGATATGACACTTTATCTGCCACCTGCCACTTTATTTCATTCAACACTTTGTCTGCCATTTTAGTCACTTTATTCATCTGTtgtagcaattttattttatcttttatttatctatcacTATCTTTACATTTAATGTCTTCTCTTTAATCTCATTCTAGTTAATGtcctttgattttgtcttgtgctgctgtgatacttgaATTTCCCCCCTGGGGGATCAgtaaagtatatcttatcttataaaaGAATATTTCAAATCTTAACTCAAGCTTCAGTCAGTCATTGTTTCTAGAGCTTTCAATTTCATCTCACATTCTTTATGCATGAAAAATGCTTGTAATTGGACTTTaagattgttttgtcaaaacAGTTCACAAATACTTGTGGGCAGGTTGTCAGGTTTCATATCTTCATGCCTCAGCTGTTTTCAGAAAGATATTTTAGTGATTGTTTCAATGTAAAATGAGGAAGCTGGTCTGGCTGGTGGGCGATGCTTGGCATTCCGTTtgactgtatccaacatggcagctgggtcagaaactttctcatttacagttaaacggtacactaaaatatgtttctgaaaacatctgaggtaaAGAACAGtcagtgcagtaacagaatcttgattcatatttgatcagcactgcctagtttgacagttttatCATAGTCCAAGAACAGTGATTGACAgcagagactcctcggctctgattggttgttttccctTCAGCCACGGTAGATTCTAGCCATAGGAGATgaaggaacatgatttttttttcacaaactcTCTTTGTCTCATATAATACTGTGAGTATGTTGTAACAGTTTCAGCAAGTATGACAAGAAGTTATTTCATAGCACTGTAAAGACCAATGGGTAATATAAGGAAAGATGACTTGTAATGGGATAGCTGGAATAGTTTGGGACCTGTGACTTCTGTTAAATGGGAACTTGAAAAGAATAAATTGATCTTCATCTCTGTCAGGTCTCTCCTGGATGGCTCCGACACCATCTCCATCGACACGACCATGGTTTCCTCGCAGGAGTTTGGCTGTCTGCTGGACATGGTCTACACTGGCAAGCTGCCTCTCGGCAAACACAATGTCAGCCGCATTGTTGCCGCTGCAGACAGCCTGCAGATGTTCGACGTGGCTGTCGGATTCAAAAACGTCCTCACCAGCCTTGTGAACCAGCAACCTGCAGTCCCAGTCCTTTCTACACAGACTCCGAGTCTCACAGTGATCAACAAAGCACAGACTACAAACCCTGAAGGTTCAGTTTCACCAAACAGGGACGACTTGACTTCAGACAAAATGGAGCTTCAGCCTGAGCTGAAGAAGGAAGACAGTCAAAATGGGTGTAAAGACGCAGAGGAACCAGCATGTAAGAGAACCTGTGTGGAGCTCTCTCAGTCCTCAGGTCAGTTTCAGCAGCTTGTCCGTTTTAGCCACCGTTGTTCAACCTAATACAATCCAGTCCAACAACCCTACAGTATACAACACAACGCTGTTTTACAATCTCTGACTGTActccatgttttcacatctgtgTATACACAGAGCCTGAAGAGTCCCAATCCTCAGAGAGGGTAGTGGAAGAGAACAATACAACTGCAGCCGAGGTATCGAATGGGCCTGCCTCAGCGGCTGGTCTTCTGGAACATTCctctcagcttgtggagctccTCGCCAACATGTCATCTGTCCTGGAGCTGCTGAGCCAGGCAGCACAGAAACACCTGGATGAACAGGAGAGACAGGTAGAACAGAgttaaaggtaccctgtgggGTCTTCTTGTAAAGAAAAGTAGTTGCTGATGTTTACTGTTAGTCACCAAATCACAGTGTATATATCTaactaatgtatgtaaatacacaaataactttggtattttttaacctggacccaaTCTtagaacccatcagctatcagtCTGACAACAATAAGCTTCTTGGAGCGTACATCTGGGCCGAGACCTCCTCTTCCGTGTGCTGCTATTTCGGCTTATCTCTATAGACAGATATCGCAATATGAAtacagataaattaaaaaacaaaacaaaaataaacatccattttcatcctccCATCCGGGTctgggtcacaggggcagcaggctgagcaaagaaccccagacgtccctctccccagcagcactttccagctcctcctgggggatcttGAGGCGTTCGTAGGCCacatgagatatataatccctccaacttgttctgggtctaccctggggGCTCGCACCAGTttgacgtgcctggaacacctctaacaggaggcacccaggaggcatcctgatcagatgccaaAACCACCTTAACTGGCCCCTAAAggtcatgaccataggtgaaggtCGGAACTTAAATGGACTGATAAATTAAGAGTTTTGcctccggctcagctccctcttcccTGCGGCGGTCTGGTGCAAAGGCTACAAAAGCTAAACAGTAATTATCATCATATAACTGAATGAAGGATCtgttttaaccaaaccagagttgatgattgttggaacagtggaaagacaaaccaagatggcgtctgtgatttttattttgtatctgtCAACTTTGAGTTAAGTGTGATAAAATTCCTGCTTAATTAATTGGAGTCCGGTGGCTTTGTCAATAGTGATTTCGGGGCTATTCCTAAACAAGAAGGATCTTACTGTTTAACATAAAGGTCTGTTTCTGTAGTatcttttcataatgttgtcagacacataATAagaatctgagcctgtcagaggCAAAAACATGCACTCTTAGTGGACATACATCAACATTGTGCGTATGCCCAGGTGGttatattgcagcctgtttcactgctgccagTTGCAGCCCTCTCTCTCCAtttactggaccaatttcagaaACTGTTGTtaagtcactcagacacaaaaacatgggaaaatagaggccaggttgaaaaatactgaagttaccctttaagacCTTAAATCTAATAATAGCTTCAACAGGTTTTATGTAGGTAATATGTTTTTTAGTTCTGTAAAAAAAAGGGATATGTCTGCTCCTGTCAGATTGTGTGTCAGTGCTGTGAGGAGGCAGATCCCAGCTCAGCGCTGAAGAACCTGATGAGCAGAGTGAAGGAGGGGCAGCTCAGCGAGGAAGCCCTTCTCAGTCTGCTCCGGACTGTTCAACAGAAAGCTCCTAACTCCTTCCCTACACCACTGCTCTCTTTGGTGGAAGAGGTGGAGAAGAACACACAGGAGCCAGACAGAGACCAAACTGAAGGTAAAGGACACTTTGTGACTGTGTGAGTGGATATCTTTCCTGCCAAGTATAGATGCATCTCAAAATGTCAgccttaacaaaacaaaacaaaaatcctgCTTTCAGTTGACCATTAAACCTATTTATATTTTCAATACACAGCTGATGTTTATATCTTGTTACTGGGGTAATGGTAATagttcaaacattttttaaccaTTTCTCCATCTTTTACAGTTGACTCAGAAAAGCAGGACAGTAGCGGAAGTGAAGaaaagcaggaggaagaggaagaggaagaaaccATTAAGGAGGAGACTGAAGAGGACGACAAAGTCAAAACTGCTACGACAgactcttcctccccctccaaGCCTTACTCCTGTCGCTGGTGTAAGAGGGGTTTTGCCTACAAGTGTCGAATGCTGGCCCACATAAAGCGCTGCCCCATGTCCCAGGAGTGTGAGCAGCAGTgcccggagtgcccggagaagCTGGCCAACCAGCGAGCCCTGCAGCGGCATCGGGCCGAGGCTCACCGCAACACCACGCGAGTGAAGAAGAAGGTGGCCTGTGACCTCTGTGGGCGAACCTTTGCTCACCCATCAGGTGAGAATCGCTGGTCAAGGCAGAGAGAGTAATGCAGGGAACTTACGCTATGTTTGTATGCAACACAAATGATAATGTTATACACTTCAACTGTGACACCCAAACTTGCAGGTCATGGTGGTGttttgttaaagggacagttcactcccaaatcaaaactacatatttttcctcttacctgtagtgctatttatcaatctggattgttttggtctaagctgcagagtgttggagatatcagctatagagatgtctgccttctctccaatataataaaacttgagcactcagcttgtggtgctcaaagtgccaaaaatacatttgaaaaactcaacagcaatgtctctttccagaaatcatgacccagttactcaaaataatccacagaccttgttgtgagcagtctcatgtaggaactattttctttctactgaactacacccaccaaccgtatcactgcgcagaaggaagagtgcatctactgctagctcacctaggtCCACTGAGcttgctaacgttacagctcaacTGGGGAGGATGCCATTCATTTTTACACCTCCCGCTGTCACCAAGCCTCTTGTCTATGATgggatgcacgcttccttctgcgcaatTGGccggtgtagttcagtagaaagaaaatagttcctacatgaaactgctcacaacagggtGGCAACAACTCTATGGCGGATttttccaacactcagcaactcaaaCAAAACAATCCATAGTTATAATTAGCACTACAGGTCAGAGGAAAAGtgtgcatttttgattttgggtgaactgattCTTTAAGATTTCATGTGACATCAAGCTAAAATGGCATCACCTGCGTCATTCATACTTCATCAGTGATAGTTTGGCTACCACCTGATTTGTAATATCCAGACATATTTCTATACAAGATGGCCTTTATACTTGTTAGTCTATAAACTGTATTCCAATGCTTTTGCTCCCTCTTGTCACATTTCAGGCATGATTTACCACAAGCGCACAGAGCACTTTGAAGAGAAACCGTTTGCTTGCGAGGACTGCGGCGCAAAGTTCGGCGCCAACTCGTCTCTGAAGAACCACATGAGGCTGCACACGGGAGAGAAACCTTACCACTGCAAACACTGTGACATGAGCTTCAGCGTGGCCGCTGCGCTTGCATACCACACCAAGAAGAAACACTCTGAGGGTAAatcaaaaatcacacacacacacacacacattgatgaCCATATAATCCTGAATATTATATCACTGACTATCTCATGTATGTaactgaaaaaattaaaaatctaaatgtttccAAATCTTATGTGTCACTGATGATAAGTTAGCCTGAGAATTTAGTCTAAACTTTGTGTTGTGATCTGAGAAATCTCCTCTTAGCGATGTCTTTTTTGTCCAGTCAATTCAGTCTGTGCACATTCAGTgagtctttttttgtgtctttaggAAAGATGTATGTGTGTCAGTATTGTAAGGCCGTCTTCGCCCAGTCCATTGAACTGACCCGTCACGTGCGAACACACACTGGTGATCGGCCTTATGTGTGCCGAGAATGTGGCAAAGGTTACAGCCAAGCCAGCGGACTCACCGTCCACCTGCACACCTTCCACAGTAAGAATACACTCACACATTAATGCTGCATTGTAGGGTTCATTCTTACGTGTTCATTATTTACTGTCGATTAGAAATGATTGAGACAAATGTTCAGCTTTGATAGTGTCCTTAAAGTGATAGtatggattttttgaagtgaggttgtatgaGGAAGCCCTTATCTGTACTCTCTTCAGAGCCACCAGACATCATtgtcaaaaacagtaattttaactcACTGAACATAGGAGCTGCTGGACCGTCGCTGCCTAAATCAgatagttagtttgtgttattgtgggcAGTTGCAATGCAGTATTTAGCCTTAAGTTAGCATAAAGTGATTATCTTTTTAGTTGCACCTGACAGGCGTAATTCAGGTGGAAATAGTCCAaggattaaagggatagtgcacccaaaaatgaaaattcagccattatctactcacccatatgctgagggaggctctggtaaagttttagagtccttacAACACTTACGGAGATCCGAGGagggagtgggtagcagcacaactgcacacctaatggctgatgccgacccagattcaaatgtccaagaacacataattgaaaccataaaatatctcca
This window encodes:
- the zbtb40 gene encoding zinc finger and BTB domain-containing protein 40 isoform X3; the encoded protein is MVSSQEFGCLLDMVYTGKLPLGKHNVSRIVAAADSLQMFDVAVGFKNVLTSLVNQQPAVPVLSTQTPSLTVINKAQTTNPEGSVSPNRDDLTSDKMELQPELKKEDSQNGCKDAEEPACKRTCVELSQSSEPEESQSSERVVEENNTTAAEVSNGPASAAGLLEHSSQLVELLANMSSVLELLSQAAQKHLDEQERQIVCQCCEEADPSSALKNLMSRVKEGQLSEEALLSLLRTVQQKAPNSFPTPLLSLVEEVEKNTQEPDRDQTEVDSEKQDSSGSEEKQEEEEEEETIKEETEEDDKVKTATTDSSSPSKPYSCRWCKRGFAYKCRMLAHIKRCPMSQECEQQCPECPEKLANQRALQRHRAEAHRNTTRVKKKVACDLCGRTFAHPSGMIYHKRTEHFEEKPFACEDCGAKFGANSSLKNHMRLHTGEKPYHCKHCDMSFSVAAALAYHTKKKHSEGKMYVCQYCKAVFAQSIELTRHVRTHTGDRPYVCRECGKGYSQASGLTVHLHTFHNLSEPHDCQKCCLSFASLEEHRQHIQEFHPKEFHKCPTCNKVFTSAALLEKHKGTHTGSKPFSCDLCNKSYQQLSGLWYHNRTNHPDVFANHTRQLKTLVQCDVCFKFFPSAATVAKHQAAEHQGSAASALHCPYCPAVLGGEEEMQEHVSSQHVSQSSEGFSCPLCSLVCSSQLELQEHLLACHVEAQEEQEVREEQASTSHTVIAADPTGSEEVESMISEEQAQLAAAQQVFVALSGGREGVSSAEVVEVNMYDLLNSSVAFICEDKPPGPDS
- the zbtb40 gene encoding zinc finger and BTB domain-containing protein 40 isoform X1, whose product is MMELPNYSSQLMQQLWALRKEGHFCDCTILVGDSPHRAHKLVLAASSMLFRSLLDGSDTISIDTTMVSSQEFGCLLDMVYTGKLPLGKHNVSRIVAAADSLQMFDVAVGFKNVLTSLVNQQPAVPVLSTQTPSLTVINKAQTTNPEGSVSPNRDDLTSDKMELQPELKKEDSQNGCKDAEEPACKRTCVELSQSSEPEESQSSERVVEENNTTAAEVSNGPASAAGLLEHSSQLVELLANMSSVLELLSQAAQKHLDEQERQIVCQCCEEADPSSALKNLMSRVKEGQLSEEALLSLLRTVQQKAPNSFPTPLLSLVEEVEKNTQEPDRDQTEVDSEKQDSSGSEEKQEEEEEEETIKEETEEDDKVKTATTDSSSPSKPYSCRWCKRGFAYKCRMLAHIKRCPMSQECEQQCPECPEKLANQRALQRHRAEAHRNTTRVKKKVACDLCGRTFAHPSGMIYHKRTEHFEEKPFACEDCGAKFGANSSLKNHMRLHTGEKPYHCKHCDMSFSVAAALAYHTKKKHSEGKMYVCQYCKAVFAQSIELTRHVRTHTGDRPYVCRECGKGYSQASGLTVHLHTFHNLSEPHDCQKCCLSFASLEEHRQHIQEFHPKEFHKCPTCNKVFTSAALLEKHKGTHTGSKPFSCDLCNKSYQQLSGLWYHNRTNHPDVFANHTRQLKTLVQCDVCFKFFPSAATVAKHQAAEHQGSAASALHCPYCPAVLGGEEEMQEHVSSQHVSQSSEGFSCPLCSLVCSSQLELQEHLLACHVEAQEEQEVREEQASTSHTVIAADPTGSEEVESMISEEQAQLAAAQQVFVALSGGREGVSSAEVVEVNMYDLLNSSVAFICEDKPPGPDS
- the zbtb40 gene encoding zinc finger and BTB domain-containing protein 40 isoform X2, which gives rise to MICRSLLDGSDTISIDTTMVSSQEFGCLLDMVYTGKLPLGKHNVSRIVAAADSLQMFDVAVGFKNVLTSLVNQQPAVPVLSTQTPSLTVINKAQTTNPEGSVSPNRDDLTSDKMELQPELKKEDSQNGCKDAEEPACKRTCVELSQSSEPEESQSSERVVEENNTTAAEVSNGPASAAGLLEHSSQLVELLANMSSVLELLSQAAQKHLDEQERQIVCQCCEEADPSSALKNLMSRVKEGQLSEEALLSLLRTVQQKAPNSFPTPLLSLVEEVEKNTQEPDRDQTEVDSEKQDSSGSEEKQEEEEEEETIKEETEEDDKVKTATTDSSSPSKPYSCRWCKRGFAYKCRMLAHIKRCPMSQECEQQCPECPEKLANQRALQRHRAEAHRNTTRVKKKVACDLCGRTFAHPSGMIYHKRTEHFEEKPFACEDCGAKFGANSSLKNHMRLHTGEKPYHCKHCDMSFSVAAALAYHTKKKHSEGKMYVCQYCKAVFAQSIELTRHVRTHTGDRPYVCRECGKGYSQASGLTVHLHTFHNLSEPHDCQKCCLSFASLEEHRQHIQEFHPKEFHKCPTCNKVFTSAALLEKHKGTHTGSKPFSCDLCNKSYQQLSGLWYHNRTNHPDVFANHTRQLKTLVQCDVCFKFFPSAATVAKHQAAEHQGSAASALHCPYCPAVLGGEEEMQEHVSSQHVSQSSEGFSCPLCSLVCSSQLELQEHLLACHVEAQEEQEVREEQASTSHTVIAADPTGSEEVESMISEEQAQLAAAQQVFVALSGGREGVSSAEVVEVNMYDLLNSSVAFICEDKPPGPDS